The following coding sequences are from one Candidatus Nitrohelix vancouverensis window:
- a CDS encoding DUF1566 domain-containing protein has protein sequence MTTDNKRFEELEDGVILDRPQSLMWMKQDTWQMTGKWMNHVQIRTYVEQLNKTRHAGFGNWRIPSPAEAKSLYNKEESNTDFQGKDVNVYNVFEPGFGFLCWTSEIRNKLQALRFGYRKGLTTYDDVYRTSRGASRLVRDLDEDVN, from the coding sequence ATGACGACAGACAACAAACGATTTGAAGAATTGGAAGACGGCGTCATTCTGGATCGACCCCAGAGCTTGATGTGGATGAAGCAAGACACCTGGCAGATGACGGGCAAATGGATGAATCATGTGCAAATTCGCACTTATGTGGAGCAGTTGAACAAAACTCGTCATGCGGGCTTTGGCAACTGGCGCATCCCTTCGCCTGCGGAAGCTAAAAGTCTTTACAATAAAGAAGAAAGCAACACGGATTTCCAGGGGAAAGACGTGAACGTGTACAACGTTTTCGAACCAGGCTTTGGTTTTCTTTGCTGGACCAGCGAGATACGAAACAAGTTGCAGGCCCTGCGCTTTGGCTACCGTAAAGGCCTGACGACCTACGACGATGTGTACCGCACATCTCGCGGCGCAAGTCGGCTGGTGCGCGATCTGGACGAAGACGTAAATTAG
- a CDS encoding DUF1566 domain-containing protein: MWKQTDSFQDTSNWCTWFTAQDYARSLNLKKFAGHTNWRIPTLEEAESLYDEDHSIRDMDRFDIFIPKEFSPGGGFTTWTSDERPQGSAVVFYYRYGHANLNFKELDVTKDSVRAVRNIE; this comes from the coding sequence ATGTGGAAACAGACCGACTCATTTCAGGACACCAGCAACTGGTGCACTTGGTTTACGGCTCAAGATTACGCTAGAAGTCTCAACCTGAAGAAATTCGCCGGACACACGAACTGGCGCATTCCAACCTTGGAAGAGGCTGAAAGTTTGTACGACGAGGATCACAGCATCCGCGATATGGATCGCTTTGATATTTTTATTCCGAAAGAGTTTTCGCCGGGTGGAGGTTTCACGACCTGGACTTCAGATGAACGCCCCCAGGGCAGCGCCGTTGTTTTCTACTATCGCTACGGTCACGCCAATCTGAATTTCAAGGAACTGGACGTCACCAAAGACTCGGTGAGAGCGGTTCGCAATATAGAATAG